A region from the Bacillus sp. BGMRC 2118 genome encodes:
- a CDS encoding UDP-N-acetylmuramoyl-L-alanine--D-glutamate ligase — MKKITNYENKNVLVLGLAKSGFAAAKLLHGLGANVTVNDMKPLEENETARLLVELGIHVVCGSHPLELVDEKLFAIIKNPGIPYSNPLLQKASTLQIPILTEVELAYQISEAPFIGITGSNGKTTTTTLIYEMLKIGKKKPLIAGNIGTVACEVAQEAKRDNYIVTELSSFQLMGVQEFKPVISVFLNLFEAHLDYHGTREEYGKAKANIFRGQTENDFAVVNADDQEVMRFAVQSKATKVYFSTKQELIEGTCISGNQLQFKGEGIIDVQDIALPGEHNLENILAAVAVCKLIGVDNEAIVHVLRTFTGVKHRLQFIGSVNERDFYNDSKATNILATSKALSAFTQPIILLAGGLDRGNEFDELLPYMKNVKALVTFGQTAEKLMGIARIAGIKTIEHVDNVEKAVPVAYKLSNPNDVILLSPACASWDQYKTFEVRGDIFTDAVHKLK, encoded by the coding sequence GTGAAAAAGATTACTAACTATGAAAATAAAAATGTTTTAGTTTTAGGCTTAGCCAAGAGCGGATTTGCTGCGGCTAAGCTTCTTCATGGACTTGGGGCGAATGTAACTGTGAATGACATGAAGCCGTTAGAAGAGAATGAAACAGCCAGGTTGCTTGTGGAATTAGGAATTCATGTTGTATGTGGCTCTCATCCATTAGAGCTGGTAGATGAAAAACTTTTCGCCATTATAAAAAATCCGGGTATACCATACTCAAATCCTCTCTTACAAAAGGCAAGTACACTTCAAATTCCAATTCTTACAGAAGTTGAACTAGCTTATCAAATATCGGAAGCTCCTTTTATTGGTATTACAGGATCAAATGGTAAAACGACGACAACTACTTTAATTTATGAGATGCTGAAGATAGGAAAGAAAAAACCTTTAATTGCTGGAAATATTGGTACAGTAGCGTGTGAAGTAGCTCAAGAAGCAAAAAGAGACAATTATATTGTAACTGAGTTGTCTTCATTTCAATTAATGGGTGTTCAAGAATTTAAACCAGTTATTTCAGTGTTTCTTAATCTGTTCGAAGCGCATCTTGATTATCATGGAACAAGAGAAGAATATGGAAAAGCAAAGGCAAATATTTTTCGAGGACAGACAGAAAATGATTTTGCAGTCGTGAATGCAGATGATCAAGAAGTAATGAGATTTGCAGTACAAAGTAAAGCAACAAAAGTATACTTCTCAACCAAACAAGAGCTCATAGAAGGTACATGTATTAGTGGAAATCAACTACAGTTCAAAGGTGAAGGAATAATTGATGTGCAGGATATCGCACTGCCAGGAGAACATAACTTAGAAAATATCCTTGCTGCTGTTGCCGTATGTAAGTTAATTGGTGTAGATAATGAGGCAATCGTTCATGTTTTACGCACGTTTACTGGTGTAAAACATCGTCTGCAATTTATTGGTAGTGTTAATGAAAGAGACTTCTATAATGATTCAAAAGCAACAAATATATTAGCTACCTCAAAAGCGCTCTCAGCATTTACACAGCCTATTATTTTACTTGCCGGCGGACTAGACAGAGGAAATGAATTTGATGAGCTTCTTCCGTACATGAAAAACGTAAAGGCTCTCGTTACATTTGGGCAAACAGCAGAAAAATTAATGGGAATTGCAAGAATTGCAGGAATTAAAACGATTGAACATGTCGATAATGTGGAAAAAGCGGTACCTGTCGCCTACAAGCTTTCAAATCCAAATGATGTGATTTTATTATCACCAGCGTGTGCTAGTTGGGACCAATATAAAACATTTGAGGTAAGAGGAGACATTTTTACGGATGCCGTGCATAAACTGAAGTAA
- a CDS encoding phospho-N-acetylmuramoyl-pentapeptide-transferase, with protein sequence MVEQVILYTILLGFLISVVLSPFFIPFLRRLKFGQSIREEGPKSHQKKTGTPTMGGIMILLSITVTTLVIANKYSDVSVEVFLLLFVTLGYGLLGFLDDFIKVVMKRNLGLTSKQKLIGQIIIAVVFFIIFIQHDFSTVVRVPGTELSFDLGWFYFVFLLFMLVGGSNAVNLTDGLDGLLAGSAAISFGAFAVLAWYQSQFDVAIFSVAVVGAVLGFLVFNAHPAKVFMGDTGSLALGGAIAAIAIMLKLEILLVIIGGIFVLETLSVIIQVISFKTTGKRVFKMSPLHHHYELVGWSEWRVVATFWTVGLLFAVIGIYIEVWM encoded by the coding sequence ATGGTAGAACAAGTTATTTTATACACCATATTATTAGGATTTTTAATATCAGTTGTTCTTTCACCCTTCTTTATTCCTTTTTTACGCCGATTAAAGTTTGGTCAGAGCATTCGAGAAGAAGGGCCGAAATCACACCAAAAGAAGACAGGTACACCAACGATGGGTGGAATCATGATTTTACTTTCTATAACTGTGACTACCCTGGTTATTGCGAATAAATATTCAGATGTATCAGTAGAGGTATTCCTGTTATTGTTTGTAACTCTTGGTTATGGTCTTTTAGGATTTTTAGATGACTTTATTAAGGTTGTCATGAAGAGAAATCTTGGATTAACTTCAAAGCAGAAGTTAATTGGGCAAATCATTATCGCCGTTGTCTTCTTTATTATCTTTATTCAACATGACTTTTCAACAGTTGTTCGAGTACCTGGGACTGAATTATCCTTTGATTTAGGATGGTTTTATTTTGTATTCTTATTATTTATGCTAGTAGGTGGATCTAATGCTGTTAATTTAACAGATGGATTAGACGGTTTATTAGCAGGATCTGCAGCCATTTCATTTGGCGCATTTGCTGTTCTTGCATGGTACCAGTCTCAATTTGATGTTGCCATCTTCTCAGTAGCAGTTGTAGGAGCAGTACTAGGCTTTTTAGTATTTAATGCACACCCTGCTAAAGTATTTATGGGAGATACAGGTTCGTTAGCACTAGGTGGAGCAATTGCGGCAATTGCCATTATGTTGAAACTTGAAATATTACTTGTGATTATAGGTGGTATATTTGTATTAGAAACACTTTCTGTTATTATTCAGGTAATCTCATTTAAAACGACAGGGAAAAGAGTTTTTAAGATGAGCCCTCTTCATCATCATTATGAATTAGTAGGATGGTCTGAGTGGAGGGTAGTGGCAACCTTCTGGACAGTAGGATTACTGTTTGCAGTGATTGGAATCTATATTGAGGTGTGGATGTAA
- a CDS encoding UDP-N-acetylmuramoyl-L-alanyl-D-glutamate--2,6-diaminopimelate ligase gives MKLDKLLNHLLTYNNELTDNPLITSIEMDSREVKQGSLFICIQGYTVDGHHYVSQAVQNGAVAILAQVPVQTSVPVVYVNDTKRAMAILADAFYGQPTHKMQLIGITGTNGKTSTTHMIEKIMNAAGKKTGLIGTIHTKIGDQTFEVKNTTPESLTLQKTFSNMVEYQVDTAIMEVSSHALDLGRVHGCDYDIAVFTNLTQDHLDYHGTMAEYQRAKGLLFAQLGNTFNSDKPKFAILNHDDAATEEYKRSTAAHVITYGIKNHSDVMASNIKMTNNGTAFTLVIYSEQYDVEIQLLGLFNVYNILAAISTCVAARVPIDVILDSLQNIEGVPGRFELVQAGQAFPVIVDYAHTPDSLENAIMTLKEFAKGSVIVIAGCGGDRDKTKRPIMANIAATLADQAIFTSDNPRSEDPVQILKDMEAGVTGKAYTTIIDREKAIQYAINIANPEDIVLIAGKGHETYQIIGDQVFDFDDREVAKEAIKERLTEC, from the coding sequence ATGAAACTTGATAAATTACTAAATCACTTACTTACATACAACAATGAATTAACAGATAATCCTCTCATCACTTCTATTGAAATGGATTCTAGAGAAGTAAAACAAGGAAGCTTGTTTATATGTATTCAAGGATATACGGTAGATGGACACCACTATGTATCACAAGCTGTGCAAAATGGGGCTGTTGCAATATTGGCACAGGTACCTGTTCAAACTTCTGTTCCAGTTGTGTACGTAAATGATACAAAACGAGCAATGGCTATTCTAGCAGATGCATTTTATGGGCAACCCACACATAAAATGCAGTTAATAGGTATTACTGGTACAAACGGAAAAACTTCAACTACCCATATGATCGAGAAAATTATGAATGCTGCTGGTAAGAAGACAGGTCTAATTGGAACGATACATACAAAAATTGGTGATCAAACGTTTGAAGTGAAAAATACAACCCCAGAATCTTTGACACTACAAAAGACTTTTTCAAATATGGTTGAATATCAGGTAGACACAGCCATTATGGAAGTATCATCACATGCTCTTGATTTGGGTAGAGTTCATGGATGTGATTATGATATAGCTGTTTTTACGAATCTTACACAAGACCACCTAGACTATCATGGTACAATGGCTGAATATCAGAGAGCAAAAGGATTGCTATTTGCTCAATTAGGAAACACGTTTAATTCGGATAAACCGAAGTTCGCGATATTAAATCATGATGATGCAGCTACAGAAGAATATAAAAGAAGCACTGCAGCACATGTCATTACTTACGGGATAAAAAATCACAGTGATGTAATGGCTTCAAATATTAAAATGACAAATAACGGAACAGCCTTTACTCTTGTAATCTATAGTGAGCAGTATGACGTTGAGATACAATTACTAGGATTATTTAATGTTTACAATATACTAGCTGCAATCTCTACATGTGTTGCTGCAAGAGTTCCCATTGATGTAATTCTGGATAGTCTACAGAACATTGAAGGGGTCCCTGGAAGATTTGAACTTGTTCAAGCAGGCCAGGCTTTTCCGGTAATCGTTGATTATGCTCATACACCTGACAGTCTTGAAAATGCGATAATGACCTTAAAGGAATTTGCAAAAGGTTCTGTTATTGTGATTGCCGGATGTGGTGGTGACCGCGATAAAACAAAACGACCTATTATGGCAAACATTGCTGCCACTTTAGCGGATCAGGCGATTTTCACTTCTGATAACCCACGTTCAGAAGACCCTGTTCAAATATTGAAAGATATGGAGGCGGGTGTTACAGGTAAAGCCTATACGACTATTATTGATCGCGAGAAAGCGATACAGTACGCAATCAATATCGCTAATCCAGAGGATATTGTGTTAATTGCAGGGAAGGGTCACGAAACGTATCAAATTATTGGGGATCAGGTCTTTGACTTTGATGATCGTGAAGTTGCGAAAGAGGCAATAAAGGAGAGATTAACAGAATGTTAA
- a CDS encoding stage V sporulation protein D, producing the protein MRVSNVTVRRRLVIVLTVGALLFTVIDIRLGFVQFWLGDWLTDKAKNSWSRDIPFEPERGQILDRNGEPLATNISAPTVFVMPRQIKDPKSASQKLAATLNMSEEKAYQYLTQNSFLVRVNEGRKITHEKAREIQSLGINGVYIAEDSKRHYPNGSYLSHVLGFAGIDNQGLMGLEAYYDEQLSGEKGSVQPYLTAKGQPMPNLSADYEPPKDGLDLKLTVDSKVQTIIDRELDIAEAKYNPDGMIAIAMNPKTGEILGMDSRPNFDPANFREVPQEIYNRNLPVWSTYEPGSTFKIITLAAALEEGEVDLEKDEFNDSGSVKVGGATIHCWKRGGHGHQSFLEVVQNSCNPGFIELGDRLGKERLFKYIKDFGFGQKTGIDLQGEGRGILFNIDRVGPVEQATTAFGQGVSVTPIQQVTAVSAAINGGYLYTPYIAKEFIDPETGKVVKENKPQLKKRVISEETSKKVRHALESVVAQGSGGGAFIEGYRVGGKTGTAQKVKDGRYMENNHIVSFIGFAPADDPEIVIYVAVDNPKGTIQFGGVVAAPIVGNIMEDSLRALDVKPRKGQIEKKYKYPDPILVEVPNVLGMTKNELRQQLYNLKLDITGEGDTVIQQAPKAGVKIEEGSVIRVYLGDSAKNKDKVTEE; encoded by the coding sequence ATGCGTGTTTCGAATGTAACAGTAAGAAGGAGATTAGTGATCGTTTTAACAGTAGGAGCACTTCTTTTTACAGTAATTGATATTCGTTTAGGTTTCGTGCAATTTTGGTTAGGAGATTGGTTGACTGATAAGGCTAAGAACTCTTGGAGTCGGGATATCCCCTTTGAACCTGAAAGAGGTCAAATATTAGACCGAAACGGAGAGCCATTAGCAACTAATATTAGTGCACCAACTGTGTTTGTCATGCCAAGACAAATAAAAGATCCAAAATCAGCATCTCAGAAGTTGGCAGCAACGTTAAATATGTCTGAGGAGAAAGCATATCAATACTTAACACAAAACAGCTTCTTAGTCAGAGTAAATGAAGGACGGAAAATCACTCATGAGAAAGCAAGAGAAATTCAGTCTCTCGGCATAAATGGAGTGTATATTGCGGAAGATTCTAAACGCCATTATCCGAATGGAAGTTACTTATCTCATGTACTCGGTTTTGCAGGAATTGATAATCAAGGATTAATGGGTCTTGAGGCATACTATGATGAACAGTTAAGTGGGGAGAAAGGGAGTGTGCAACCTTATTTGACTGCAAAGGGGCAGCCGATGCCTAATTTATCTGCAGATTATGAGCCTCCTAAAGATGGCCTAGATCTTAAACTAACTGTTGACTCAAAAGTCCAAACAATAATAGATCGAGAATTAGATATTGCAGAAGCAAAATACAATCCAGATGGTATGATTGCGATTGCTATGAATCCAAAGACAGGTGAAATACTAGGGATGGATAGTCGCCCGAATTTTGACCCAGCTAACTTCAGAGAAGTTCCACAAGAAATTTATAACCGAAATCTGCCTGTGTGGAGTACATACGAGCCAGGGTCAACTTTTAAAATTATTACTCTCGCTGCAGCTCTTGAAGAAGGTGAAGTAGACTTAGAGAAAGATGAGTTTAATGACAGTGGGTCTGTAAAAGTGGGTGGCGCAACGATTCACTGCTGGAAACGTGGTGGTCATGGACATCAATCATTTTTAGAAGTTGTTCAAAATTCATGTAACCCAGGGTTTATAGAGCTAGGAGACAGATTAGGCAAAGAACGACTCTTTAAATACATTAAAGATTTTGGCTTCGGTCAAAAAACAGGAATTGATTTGCAGGGTGAAGGTAGAGGGATTCTATTTAATATAGACCGAGTTGGACCAGTTGAACAAGCTACAACAGCATTTGGTCAAGGTGTATCAGTAACTCCAATTCAACAGGTAACCGCTGTATCAGCAGCAATAAATGGAGGGTACTTGTATACTCCTTATATTGCAAAGGAATTCATTGATCCAGAGACAGGAAAAGTAGTGAAAGAAAATAAACCTCAACTAAAAAAACGTGTAATTTCAGAAGAAACATCTAAGAAAGTTAGACATGCTCTTGAAAGCGTTGTTGCACAAGGATCCGGTGGAGGTGCATTTATTGAGGGATATCGCGTTGGGGGGAAAACAGGTACAGCACAAAAGGTTAAGGACGGAAGGTATATGGAAAATAACCATATCGTTTCCTTTATTGGTTTTGCTCCAGCTGATGATCCGGAAATTGTAATTTACGTTGCGGTCGATAATCCGAAAGGGACAATCCAGTTTGGTGGTGTTGTTGCAGCACCTATAGTAGGAAATATTATGGAAGATAGTTTACGAGCATTGGATGTAAAGCCTAGAAAAGGTCAAATTGAAAAGAAATATAAATACCCAGACCCTATTTTAGTTGAAGTACCAAATGTGCTAGGGATGACGAAAAATGAACTAAGGCAACAACTGTATAACTTAAAACTGGATATTACAGGTGAGGGAGATACGGTTATACAACAAGCTCCAAAAGCAGGAGTTAAGATTGAAGAAGGATCAGTTATACGTGTATACCTTGGAGATTCGGCCAAAAACAAAGACAAAGTTACCGAGGAGTAA
- a CDS encoding PASTA domain-containing protein, whose product MKTKSTNINKGAAAFTILFAGLFFLFFARFLYIQITGTVEGKELPVMAEEKYSRTQTVDADRGNILDRNGIPIAKDTPAYTIEAILSPRASKDSPKDKPRHIVDPKQTAEKMAPILGMEYEDLLEILQTGIDKNRYQIELGSKGRGLSYQVMQEISDLKLPGITFKEETIRYYPNGTFATHVIGFARKDSETGKVVGLQGLEKTLDKYLVEEDGEITKKSDRNGISLLFQEDKVVTPKNGSNVYLTIDQKIQAFLEDSMSKVMTEYEPENIVGIVADPKTGAILAMSSRPTYNPNNIPANAYMLNDAIALQFEPGSTMKIFTLATAIEEGVFNPNEAYQSGSYRVLDRTIRDHNGGRGWGQISYLEGFQRSSNVAMAKLVMEKMNGDDRLLNYLQAFGFGKPTGIDLTGEANGHILYNYPIEKVTTSFGQGTTVTPIQQIQAATAIANGGKMMRPYIIDQIVNPTTKEVIEDRKPEVVGTPISENTAKEVMNILGTVVSSEKGTGKPYRIEGYEVAGKTGTAQIPDPKSDKPYLSGHGNNVFSFLGMVPKDNPKLLVYIAVTKPKLTLQESGSQPVSAIFNSVVKNSLQYLNIKPTVTEEVKQEQKKKQIGFKLDSYEGRNISSVTDELTQKGVQVVVVGDGTKVVKQAPYANAQVLSGERVLLRTDGNHVIPDLTTWSLRDVMKLSDLFGLNVNTVGHGYVKNQNIAPSSELKDGDQLVIELASPNASIEKVVEEEQLDEESTAEEPVD is encoded by the coding sequence ATGAAAACGAAAAGCACGAACATAAACAAAGGAGCAGCAGCATTTACAATACTATTTGCCGGGCTCTTTTTTCTTTTTTTTGCAAGATTTCTATATATCCAAATTACTGGTACTGTTGAGGGTAAAGAGCTACCTGTCATGGCTGAAGAGAAATATTCAAGAACTCAAACTGTTGATGCTGACCGTGGGAATATTCTGGATCGAAATGGTATTCCTATTGCGAAGGACACACCAGCTTATACGATTGAAGCAATTTTAAGTCCTAGAGCATCAAAGGATAGCCCAAAGGACAAGCCCCGCCATATTGTGGATCCCAAGCAGACTGCGGAAAAAATGGCGCCTATTTTAGGTATGGAATATGAAGATCTATTAGAAATCCTACAAACTGGTATAGATAAGAACAGATATCAAATTGAGTTGGGTTCCAAGGGCAGAGGTTTAAGTTACCAGGTGATGCAAGAGATTAGTGATCTTAAATTACCGGGAATAACGTTTAAGGAAGAGACGATTCGTTATTATCCTAATGGTACATTTGCCACTCACGTGATTGGTTTTGCCAGAAAGGACAGTGAAACTGGCAAGGTGGTTGGACTACAAGGTTTAGAAAAAACCCTTGATAAATACCTAGTTGAAGAAGACGGGGAAATTACTAAAAAAAGTGACCGGAATGGAATTTCTCTTCTATTCCAAGAGGATAAAGTTGTCACGCCAAAGAATGGATCAAATGTTTATCTAACAATAGATCAAAAAATTCAAGCTTTCCTCGAAGATTCGATGTCAAAAGTGATGACGGAATATGAACCGGAAAATATCGTTGGAATTGTAGCAGACCCTAAAACTGGGGCAATTCTTGCAATGAGTTCGAGACCTACTTATAATCCAAATAATATTCCTGCTAATGCTTATATGCTGAATGATGCAATTGCACTACAATTTGAACCTGGATCTACAATGAAAATATTCACACTTGCTACAGCAATTGAAGAAGGTGTGTTTAATCCAAATGAGGCATATCAATCAGGTTCATATAGGGTACTGGATCGAACAATTAGAGATCATAATGGTGGTCGAGGATGGGGCCAAATCTCCTATTTAGAAGGTTTCCAACGCTCCTCAAATGTAGCTATGGCTAAACTTGTTATGGAAAAAATGAATGGTGATGACCGATTATTAAACTACCTGCAAGCTTTTGGGTTTGGTAAACCAACAGGGATTGATTTAACGGGCGAGGCTAATGGTCATATTCTTTACAATTATCCAATAGAAAAGGTTACAACCTCATTTGGCCAAGGGACAACAGTTACCCCCATTCAACAAATTCAAGCAGCCACTGCCATTGCAAATGGCGGTAAAATGATGAGACCATATATTATTGATCAAATTGTCAATCCAACTACTAAAGAGGTGATCGAGGATCGTAAACCTGAAGTAGTAGGTACTCCAATCTCAGAAAACACAGCAAAAGAAGTTATGAATATTTTAGGTACTGTAGTTTCCTCAGAAAAGGGTACAGGGAAGCCATATCGAATTGAGGGATATGAGGTAGCGGGTAAAACGGGGACGGCTCAAATTCCAGATCCTAAGTCGGATAAACCGTATCTATCAGGACATGGTAATAATGTGTTCTCGTTCTTAGGAATGGTTCCGAAAGATAATCCAAAACTATTAGTCTATATCGCTGTTACAAAACCCAAGCTTACATTGCAAGAATCTGGATCACAACCGGTTTCTGCAATCTTTAACAGTGTAGTGAAAAACAGTTTGCAATATCTAAACATCAAACCTACAGTTACAGAAGAAGTGAAGCAGGAACAAAAGAAGAAACAAATTGGATTTAAATTAGATTCTTATGAAGGTAGGAATATTTCATCAGTAACCGATGAATTAACCCAAAAAGGTGTGCAAGTTGTTGTGGTTGGTGACGGTACAAAGGTAGTCAAACAAGCACCATACGCAAATGCACAAGTATTATCAGGGGAGAGAGTGTTGCTTCGAACAGACGGTAATCATGTTATTCCTGATTTGACAACTTGGTCATTGCGCGATGTGATGAAGCTTAGTGACTTATTTGGGTTAAATGTAAATACCGTTGGACATGGATATGTGAAGAATCAAAATATCGCACCTTCTTCGGAATTGAAAGATGGCGATCAGCTTGTCATTGAACTAGCTAGTCCAAATGCTTCGATAGAAAAAGTGGTAGAAGAGGAACAACTAGATGAAGAAAGCACTGCAGAAGAGCCTGTAGATTAG
- the ftsL gene encoding cell division protein FtsL yields MSNLAYQIQQRRKIELEQEQHVQSVTKKKLQITFGEKILYLLFTLMVVIGGIVMVSNSAKIYSVNKDISGLEASISTQAKVNADLNHQIMELSTYERIWAKAHELGLMLNENNVKVVQD; encoded by the coding sequence TTGAGTAATTTAGCTTATCAAATTCAGCAAAGACGTAAAATTGAACTAGAGCAAGAGCAACATGTACAGAGTGTAACAAAGAAAAAATTGCAAATTACATTTGGTGAGAAAATACTTTACCTTCTGTTCACATTAATGGTTGTAATTGGTGGTATCGTGATGGTATCAAATAGTGCTAAAATATACTCTGTAAACAAAGATATCAGTGGACTAGAAGCATCTATTTCTACACAAGCGAAGGTAAATGCTGACCTAAATCATCAGATTATGGAGCTTAGTACTTACGAACGTATCTGGGCAAAGGCTCATGAACTTGGGTTAATGTTAAATGAAAACAATGTGAAAGTAGTCCAAGACTAA
- the rsmH gene encoding 16S rRNA (cytosine(1402)-N(4))-methyltransferase RsmH — protein sequence MFKHKTVLLNEAVDGLNIKPDGYYVDCTLGGAGHSYEIVSRLTKGGKLFAFDQDSLAIETAKEKLKSYQDQVVLIKSNFRYLKERLDELGIHKVDGILFDLGVSSPQLDIPERGFSYHNDAPLDMRMDQQSSLSAYDVVNHWPYEKLVRIFFHYGEEKFSKQIARKIEAYREKKAIETTGELVEIIKDGIPAPARRTGGHPAKRVFQAIRIAVNDELQVFEDALLEAIDLIPVGGRISVITFHSLEDRICKTIFKEQSTGPNLPHGLPVIPEEYKPALKLVNRKPILPSDEELEENNRARSAKLRIAEKIK from the coding sequence ATGTTTAAACATAAAACAGTATTACTAAATGAAGCAGTAGATGGACTTAACATAAAACCAGATGGATACTATGTAGATTGTACATTAGGTGGCGCTGGCCACAGCTACGAGATCGTATCACGACTTACGAAAGGCGGAAAGCTTTTCGCATTTGATCAAGATAGTTTAGCAATTGAAACAGCAAAAGAAAAATTAAAAAGCTATCAGGATCAAGTGGTGTTAATTAAAAGCAACTTTAGATATTTAAAAGAACGACTTGATGAACTAGGTATACATAAAGTTGACGGTATTTTATTTGATTTAGGAGTATCGTCACCGCAGTTGGATATTCCTGAGCGCGGATTTAGCTACCATAACGATGCGCCACTTGATATGAGAATGGACCAGCAATCTAGTCTATCTGCTTACGATGTTGTAAACCATTGGCCATATGAAAAGCTCGTCCGAATTTTCTTCCATTATGGTGAAGAGAAGTTTTCTAAACAGATTGCTAGAAAAATTGAAGCATATCGAGAGAAAAAGGCAATTGAAACAACTGGTGAGCTTGTAGAAATCATTAAAGATGGAATACCTGCACCCGCAAGAAGAACCGGGGGGCATCCTGCGAAACGTGTTTTCCAGGCAATTCGAATTGCAGTTAATGATGAACTACAAGTATTTGAAGATGCGTTGTTAGAGGCAATTGATTTAATACCAGTAGGGGGAAGGATTAGTGTTATAACTTTCCATTCACTTGAAGATCGCATTTGCAAAACAATATTTAAAGAGCAGTCAACAGGTCCAAATTTACCGCATGGATTACCTGTTATACCTGAAGAATACAAGCCAGCTTTGAAATTGGTGAATAGAAAACCGATTTTACCTTCAGATGAAGAGTTAGAAGAAAATAATCGTGCTCGTTCAGCTAAGCTTAGAATTGCAGAGAAAATAAAATAA
- the mraZ gene encoding division/cell wall cluster transcriptional repressor MraZ, whose amino-acid sequence MFMGEYHHNIDTKGRIIVPSKFRDDLGTTFIVTRGLDKCLFGYPLDEWKILEEKLKALPLTKKDARSFTRFFFAGAIECEVDKQGRINISAPLLQYAGLEKECVVIGVSNRIEIWSKDSWEGFFSDSEESFAEIAENLEGFDI is encoded by the coding sequence ATGTTTATGGGCGAGTACCATCATAATATTGATACAAAAGGTCGCATCATTGTACCGTCCAAATTTAGAGATGACCTTGGAACAACATTTATCGTTACAAGAGGATTAGATAAATGTTTATTTGGCTACCCGTTAGATGAGTGGAAAATCCTTGAGGAAAAATTGAAGGCTCTACCACTTACGAAAAAAGATGCCCGGTCCTTTACCCGCTTTTTCTTTGCTGGGGCTATTGAATGTGAAGTAGACAAGCAGGGGAGAATAAATATATCCGCACCACTATTGCAATATGCTGGACTAGAAAAAGAGTGTGTCGTCATCGGTGTATCAAACCGAATCGAAATCTGGAGTAAAGACAGTTGGGAAGGTTTCTTCTCTGATTCAGAGGAATCTTTTGCAGAGATTGCGGAGAATTTAGAAGGATTTGACATTTAA